In Episyrphus balteatus chromosome 4, idEpiBalt1.1, whole genome shotgun sequence, the sequence actttatttcaaatcaatttacttttattattcgctcaaacaaacacacttttcaatcactttatttactactaacaatttccaacactttatttcactttgtactgtactctttcacattcaagattaaactgtctccggtcggtgtccacgctgcccttttatacctgaaattcggaattcgagaatgtcttcgaaggttctcgtctttgcttctcgaagcttcctttccaagagggggcgcttcatacttccagtccagtgggatattttgggatattcagcagtcgagggaatttctttggatgcgttcagagggtagtttcttaattactaaaggtccgttcacatttctacctttactgtagcaggtagtgtgttcagacttttatcttaaaagtagttcggtaattcatcgttacaatattaaAGATGGGGCTTTTGCCAATAAGTTGAGAATTTAacgttattcctcgatacaaaaatttaagtattggacTAATCTGGAAATTCTCCggtcatgaattccatagaaaacgtCTTTTGGGGGTTGTTCCCTTTGgcacgttattttttttatcaaatttaatgaattctttagatttttttaagtcaatccgtatccacATAATAAGTAGTGTAAGTAAATTAGACAACAAAACTatagatatttcgacaaaaacgttaaaaattcagcaacatgaaccaaaaaattgtatttttttgtactgTACGTTCATGCTATATCTTCAGATTATATATTTTTCGTGTTTCTGATAAAATTCCCTATTTCGaggtgacgtttttttttacaactttgtgCCTCTCCCATTTTCTTATGCCACACTCAAATTGTCAGATTATTGAAATATACACTTTTCTGGATGTACTCAACCTACCATTTCttaatctgacgcgctcgagtatttccgaggatcgattttttttactaatctgaCGGGCTGCCCACAATGAACACCACTGTATCAAGCTTTCTTATTTGGTAGGAGTACATTACTGAGTACAAGCTTTCTCCCCATATGAttttctgacgcgctcgagtaacgcGCGAAATCCCTTCTTGGGCTCCCGTACTATAACGAAAGTAAACGAAGCGCGCATATGCGCATTATGGTTAACCCATAAGAATTGTGTATGTTCGACAACTCACTCACTCATGCCATTTTGACATAAGCATATGAGTGCTCATGCCTATAATAGGCATGAGCACGCATATGCATATGAtaattatagttgggcctttaggcgattgaaaaaacACCGTGTATCCCAGCACATACTTCAAAAATTACCAGTTGATGCTCATAATACCGATTTATAAACTTGTTGACAGATATTCGGCTCTAGCGAGGTATCCATCGGAGCGGAAATTAGTCCGATTTCCGCACCTCTAAGCAAAATTCGaatgaaatcggagaattttcgGCTCCGACTAATACCTCGGACCTCGCTAGGAAATGTGTATTTTTGGTTGCATAATCACACGGAGctgtaagttaaaaaattgatgactacatacaaaaaataacaaaataataatagtaaTCTCTCTGCAAATCAAATAGGTACTTTGTTTAAAGCAAGAACTGAGATGCTAAATCTTAATTACAAACCTCACAGAAATGATAATCCCAGGTGTAACCTCTGCAATCGAAATGAAATCGAAGATGTCAACCACTTCTTAGCCGTTTGTCCAATGCTACAAGAACTTCGAAGactttatttttccaaaagctTTCTCAATCACCAGGAagcgaaacaaattttaaacggAGAGTGGGGTTGGAAGGACCTTTACAATTTTATTGATCATGCCTTAGATTACCGAAACAGTTTTTTagagtaaatttaaatttttattatttatttaaattcaatcttTTTATTCAATTGTCTACATAatctatttataaattttatatctaatcttaaactttctttttttattctcgATAAATGTCAATTTTCAGGCAGAcggcaaatatattttttgccaTGCTAATGttcttatataatttttcaaatgtatttcgagttttgatcaaataaagaatttgtaataataataataataataatacaaaaaataacaactttggttgcaaaagttaattttaattatattcgCACAAATGTCCACATTTTGGGCAGACAGATTTAGAAGAAAAGTACTCCTTCAGATGCTCTAAATGTCCACCGTGCGAACATCCTTGACACCAAGCATATAACCCTCTCACAACAAGACCACAAACGCAACACTTAGAACTCTGCATAGACTTGCATTTGGCACAATACCAACCAACAGCCCCATTTAATGGTCGTCCACAATCACCACAATTGGTGTGCACTGATGTGGATTTTTGATTAAGTTCTCTTACTGATCGAATCCAAGAGAGATTAATTATCTGACAAGCTTCATTCCATAATTGATAACGATGTAGCAATTCAATATAGGAATGAAACCATTCTTCCTATTAAagaaattcgttaaaaaatgtgtaaaattaaaatttaagaaaagtcAATTTAGACTTACTAAAAGTGTTTCTTCAATAGGAAGAAATTTGCGTGCATCTCCCATAGCAATGACGACACATAGAGCTGTCTGAACATCACCAACATCACTCTGTAATTTAAGTGAATCAGCTATGAATTGGTGAGGCTCCCACATTGGTATGATGTGCACTGTGGAACATTTTAAAAGACTTGGCTTATCTGGAggctaaaacaaaaacaaacattataattgaataaaacattttagaaGAAAATTTTCACTGGTGAGGTATCTcttttttctgacttcatatCCTGCTGCGGTCGTGCAGCTTGAACATCATGATGCAAGGCTGTTTCGGGTAACGAAAGGGCTTTTGTAAAATCAGGAGGACCCATGTACAGAAATCCATTTCGAAGCATATCAAAGTTTTCGAACGTAATATCATTCAGAATTTGGTTTTCTGATAAAATTACAGAGTTGAACTGAGGATTTTGACCGCCATCATCAAGACCATCTTTTGCACtgtcctcttcttcttcttcgtcatcATCTATTGGTGTATCTTTTGCCCGATTATTCCAATCGATTTCAAGTGGTCGAGTTGTCTGAGCAATCCTTCGGTTTGCTGTAACGTTCTTTTGGGTGGTAAAGGAATTCCGTTGCTCGATTTTTTGATTGCTAAACTCTGAAGTTCCATAAAGCattttaacaaatttccaaaatgttgtTGCCTGGAAAGTGtattcttaataaaaaataaataaaatggaaataaaaaactAACACTATGTTTCCCAAACTTTTTGGAGACATGCGCATTATGATCACATATATCTATAAATTTTCTCCCCGTCAAAATGAACTCCTTGGCACATCCAATAAAACATTCGTATTCCTTTAGTTGGCCGTGCTTTTGGTCACCTATGTAACCTGTGTACTATACATAGAAAAATATTGTTGTATATTGTTGATAGTAGAAAATTTCTTTGTTATCTAGTTTATCTAGATGAAGAAGCAATCTATTTGTTTGAAACTTTGTGAGTCTGAGTCATAAAGTTGATGTTGATGAAGTTTCTAGAACATCAACTTGATGGCTTCTTCAAGAGATAAACTGGATAACAAGCGTCAAAATGTCTTGcgaataaaagaaatctatattttttttttcatgtgaaagggtgttttttttaggcgtatggttatatttgaaaaagtgcgtaatactagagtaatattagtggtaccctattgaaattcaacaacttatgttacttttaagattagaaacaagaatctaaagtgtctataagaatttcatggttgaaagggtgtttttttttagtgaaaacaaaaatgatgggccaccctaatgaaatttggtgaaaactttgaatttgggatagaaagcaagatttaagagttttcataaaaaaaaattagattaaaGGGTGtatttttcgaagagacagtaaaatctgtaataagtcccaaaaagcca encodes:
- the LOC129920263 gene encoding GATOR complex protein WDR24 isoform X2, with product MRGGKNQNLSYSSNDVAWSILDSNILATAATNGVVSVWDLSKFGRQKQLLVYNEHERTAHTVTFHSSEPYLLISGSQDGTIKCFDTRYEKSVFTYFSNSESVRDVKFSPHATNIFSAVSENGTVQLWDLRKSDKCILQFTAHSGPIYTCDWHPTKNWLATGSRDKQIKVWNMDGKASLEHTIHTIAVVGRVKWRPERTHHIASCALVVDYSIHIWDIRRPYIPFASFNDHTNVTTGIAWKGNDSHILLSTSKDSTIYKHAFKDAARPALKANPQGASLNHKDDILHAIKVKVNVTQPTPSLKSTSLLSKQKASLGVEHFHMAQSVMHKFLLKPSYTGYIGDQKHGQLKEYECFIGCAKEFILTGRKFIDICDHNAHVSKKFGKHSATTFWKFVKMLYGTSEFSNQKIEQRNSFTTQKNVTANRRIAQTTRPLEIDWNNRAKDTPIDDDEEEEEDSAKDGLDDGGQNPQFNSVILSENQILNDITFENFDMLRNGFLYMGPPDFTKALSLPETALHHDVQAARPQQDMKSEKRDTSPPPDKPSLLKCSTVHIIPMWEPHQFIADSLKLQSDVGDVQTALCVVIAMGDARKFLPIEETLLEEWFHSYIELLHRYQLWNEACQIINLSWIRSVRELNQKSTSVHTNCGDCGRPLNGAVGWYCAKCKSMQSSKCCVCGLVVRGLYAWCQGCSHGGHLEHLKEYFSSKSVCPKCGHLCEYN